The sequence GGGGCTGCGGGGCGGGCGAGGGAATGCGTACGGCGCCGAGGTCGACGGAGCCGGAGTCACGGCCTCCGGACTCGTGCGCGCCGGGGCCGGTAGCGGGCTCCTGCCCGGGGGCGGCCTGGTGCATCGCGTACGCCGGGACCTGCTCCTGGAGCTGGACGGGGCCCTGCGCGTGCGCCGGGTCCGCCGGCTGGGCCTGGAACTGCGGCTGGTACGCGCCCTGCGCGCCCACGGCGTCCGGGAAGTGGCCGGTGCCCTGGGCCTGCGGGGGTTCGCCCCAGGCGCCCTGGGCGCTCGGCATCAGCAGGAGGTCGTCGTCCTCGGTCGTATGCGCGGAGGGTTCGAGGTAGGTGTAGGAGTCCGGCGCGGGGACGCCCGGCTGCTCCACCATGCCCGCGTTCTCCGGCAGTCCCTCGCCCGGGATCCGGCCGGTGTCACTCATGCGTTCCCCTCGCCCATCGTCAGTGCTCCTTCGGCCCTGCGCCCGGGACGCCCGGACACGGCACGCGGTGCTCGTCCAGTGGAACGAGCGGGCGCGCCGCGCGGCACGAATCGGTCGCGGACATCCTGCATTCTCGCGGTCGTTCGCCGCCGCGGCAGGTCATTTCGCCACGGCCCGCTGTGGACTGCGCCACGTTGCGCGTCCCAGGGTGCTGCCGTACCACAACGAGGACCAAAACGGTCCCCTTTTCCGGACATTGACGAACGAAGCGACGAACGTCCTGGAGCGGTGCGACGATCGGCCAGCCTACCTCGCACCGGTTGCCGACGGGTCAGGGGGCAAGGTCCGAACGCAGTGCGGAAAGCAGAAAGACGACCGTGCGTTCGCGCTCCGACCAGGCGGTCGTGTCGAGTTCGACGGACTGGAGGAGCGAGCAGGCGACCGTGTAGCCGTTTCCGGCCAGTGCGGCACCCAGTGCCTCGGCCTCGTCGCGCGTGGAGGCGTGCGTGACGATCCGCTCCGGCCTGCGGTCGGCCACGGCGGTGACGACGGGGACGCCGCCGCCTCCGATGCGTACGACGTCGGGCTCGGGCAGCCGTTCCAGTACGTGCGGGGCGCGGCCCTCGACGACCTGGAGCTGGACGCCGGAGGCGCGGGCGGCGGCCGTGGTGCGGGCGCAGGCGTCGGGGTCGCTGTCCACGGCGAGGACCGCCGCGCCGAAGCGGGCCGCCTCCACGGCCAGGGCGCCGCCGCCGGAGCCGATGTCCCAGACGAGGTCGCCGGTGCGGGGGCCGAGGTGGGCGAGCTGGGCGGCGCGCAGGACGGGGCCCTCGCCCTCGCCGCTCTCCCCCGCCGGGCGGGTGCCGGGCCCCGGGCGGTCCTCGGCGTGCGGGGCCCAGCCGCGTACGCCCGAGGGCCTGCGTCCGGCGATCCAGACGCCTTCCTGCCGCTCGGGGCCGCCGCCGATGACGATGACGACGTTGGGGTCGCGCCAGACGTGGTCGGCGGCCGTGTCGGAGGTGACGACGGTGACCTGTTCGCGGTCGGTGCCCAGTTCCTCGCAGATGACGAAGGTGCGGTGGACGCCTTCGAGGAGCAGGGCCAGTTCGGCGGGTCCGGCGCCGGGCGAGGTGAGGACCGCGACCTTGTGGTGGGCGCGGCAGACGTTCACGGCGCGGCGCAGGGTGCGGGGGTGGGCGACGACCGTCAGGGCGTCCTCCCACGGCATGCCGGCTCGGGCGAAGGCGGTGGCGACGGAGGAGACCGCCGGAACCACCTCGACCTCCAGGCCGTGTTCCGGGGCGCGCAGGGTGCGGACGACGCCGAAGTAGCCGGGGTCGCCGTCGGCGAGGACGACGGCGCTGCCGCGGTGGCCGGCGATGCGGCGGGCGGCGAGGTCGACCGAGCCGAGGCGGATGCGTTCGGCGTCGCGGGGCACTTCCGGCAGCGCGAGGTGGTGGGCGGCGCCGGCGACCAGGGTGGCGGCCGAGAGCGCGGCGGTGGCCGCTCTGGTCAGGGGTGAGCCGTCCCAGCCGATCACTGTGACCCGGTCGGCCATCTTGGTGTCATTCTCCTGGAGTCGTCGCAGGCGGGGCGGGGGTGCCCGGAGGCAGGCAGGGTGAGGTTACCGGGTCCCCGCCGAGGGGGCGCCGGGGCCCCGGCACGGTCAGTTCCAGTCGTTGTAGGTGCCGTACCCGCCGGCGTCGGCGAGCTGTTCGGCGACCCCTTCGAGGTCCTCCGGGAGCAGTCCCCAGACGATGAGGTCGGTGCGGATGTCGGTCCATCCTCCGTCCTCCGTCTGTGAACGCGCTATGCGGGCGTTGCGCAGGACGCCCTCGCTGATGCAGCCGAGCTTCTGGGCGACCTGCTGGGACGCCGTGTTGTCGGCGGCGGTGCGCAGTTCGATGCGTTCGAAGCCCTGGTCGCGGAAGAGCCACTGGGCGACGGCGAGCACGGACTCGGTGGCGTATCCCTCGCCGCGCGCCCAGGGGGCGGTGATGTAGGCGGCCTCGGTGGAGAGGGTGTGCCAGTCGGTGTTGCGCAGCCGTACGGAGCCGACGAGGCGCTGGGTGAGGAACTCGGTGACCGCCAGGGCGATCCCGTCGCCCTTGGTGCGGTGCGCGGGAGCGATTCTGCGCACCCAGCGTTCGGCGTCGACCTGGGTGTAGGGGTGGGGTGCGCCGGTCCAGGCGGTGACGAGTTCGTCGTTCATCATCTCGATGTACGCGGGGATGTCCGCCATGTCGAATGGGCGCAGCACCAGCCGGTCCGTGCTGATGGAGATGTCCGGGAAGGTGGAAGTCATGCGCAGCTCCATGCCGAAGACCGTGTAAATGCACAGCATGCAGCATCACCGGGCCCGCGCGCATGGCCGGGTCCGTACGGCGGAGCCCCGCACCCCCCGGG is a genomic window of Streptomyces sp. NBC_00708 containing:
- the cbiE gene encoding precorrin-6y C5,15-methyltransferase (decarboxylating) subunit CbiE translates to MADRVTVIGWDGSPLTRAATAALSAATLVAGAAHHLALPEVPRDAERIRLGSVDLAARRIAGHRGSAVVLADGDPGYFGVVRTLRAPEHGLEVEVVPAVSSVATAFARAGMPWEDALTVVAHPRTLRRAVNVCRAHHKVAVLTSPGAGPAELALLLEGVHRTFVICEELGTDREQVTVVTSDTAADHVWRDPNVVIVIGGGPERQEGVWIAGRRPSGVRGWAPHAEDRPGPGTRPAGESGEGEGPVLRAAQLAHLGPRTGDLVWDIGSGGGALAVEAARFGAAVLAVDSDPDACARTTAAARASGVQLQVVEGRAPHVLERLPEPDVVRIGGGGVPVVTAVADRRPERIVTHASTRDEAEALGAALAGNGYTVACSLLQSVELDTTAWSERERTVVFLLSALRSDLAP
- a CDS encoding GNAT family N-acetyltransferase translates to MLCIYTVFGMELRMTSTFPDISISTDRLVLRPFDMADIPAYIEMMNDELVTAWTGAPHPYTQVDAERWVRRIAPAHRTKGDGIALAVTEFLTQRLVGSVRLRNTDWHTLSTEAAYITAPWARGEGYATESVLAVAQWLFRDQGFERIELRTAADNTASQQVAQKLGCISEGVLRNARIARSQTEDGGWTDIRTDLIVWGLLPEDLEGVAEQLADAGGYGTYNDWN